One Engystomops pustulosus chromosome 7, aEngPut4.maternal, whole genome shotgun sequence DNA window includes the following coding sequences:
- the TMEM231 gene encoding transmembrane protein 231, translated as MAIYEVYSHPLLVRYRTSICSKATLFLFIVLVLTYIPPLLVAYRSQGFWLKQSTYEEQPDVHFRYEALFIALSSTSGDYLAWSTFQGFNNLVGDKLRIPLISAQEDDKNQDGKMDQLNFTLELPLLSAENVFGVQLFLTFSYKLYRMSTFVMQSMVFIQHSSPVPGAKLFINGDLRLQQRQPLGHQGLDTTYNVSVINGTSPFASSYDLTNILLTYQNRNVTTVLSNPNPIWLVGRGTSDPFVINAIIHYPVETISYQPGFWEMIKYAWIQYVSVLLIFLWVFERVKIFVFQNQVFTTTVPVSHSSSFKLHQS; from the exons ATGGCCATCTATGAAGTTTACTCTCACCCTTTACTTGTTAGATACAGAACGAGTATCTGCTCCAAGGCCACGCTTTTCCTCTTCATAGTGTTGGTTCTGACTTATATTCCTCCACTGTTAGTTGCATACCGCAGCCAGG GGTTTTGGTTGAAACAAAGCACTTATGAAGAACAACCTGATGTCCATTTCCGCTATGAGGCTTTATTCATTGCCCTTAGCAGCACCAGTGGGGATTATCTTGCTTGGAGCACATTTCAAGGATTCAACAACTTGGTTGGGGATAAGCTCCGCATACCCCTAATTTCG GCTCAAGAAGATGATAAAAACCAAGATGGAAAGATGGATCAGTTGAATTTTACTTTGGAGCTTCCTTTATTGTCTGCGGAGAATGTGTTTGGTGTTCAGCTTTTTCTAACCTTCTCCTATAAACTCTAT AGAATGTCAACATTTGTTATGCAGAGTATGGTGTTCATTCAGCATTCTTCCCCTGTTCCTGGGGCCAAGCTCTTTATCAATGGAGACCTGAGGCTTCAGCAGAGACAACCTTTaggacaccagggactggacaCCACCTACAAT GTATCTGTCATTAATGGAACAAGCCCTTTTGCGTCATCTTATGATCTGACAAACATACTATTAACTTATCAGAACAGGAATG TGACTACAGTTTTAAGCAATCCTAACCCAATATGGCTTGTGGGAAGAGGTACATCTGATCCATTTGTGATAAATGCCATTATCCATTACCCAGTGGAGACCATTTCATa CCAGCCCGGGTTCTGGGAGATGATTAAATACGCCTGGATCCAGTATGTCAGCGTCCTGCTCATCTTCCTATGGGTCTTTGAGAGAGTAAAAATCTTTGTGTTTCAGAACCAAGTATTCACCACGACGGTACCAGTGTCCCACTCCTCTTCATTCAAGCTGCATCAGAGCTGA